A single genomic interval of Chloroherpetonaceae bacterium harbors:
- a CDS encoding UDP-N-acetylmuramoyl-L-alanyl-D-glutamate--2,6-diaminopimelate ligase — MKLGEVQSLLMPKETHHLDADKEVAAVVYDSRKATPGALFVAIRGFKTDGHRFIEQAVQCGAVGIVCEALPATLVPECSYFVVPDSRWALAVLAKAFYGNVSDKLTIVGITGTNGKTTTSYLIKSILEANGWKTGLIGTVEYHLGDEILEAERTTPEAVELHQFFDKMVHAGCTHCVMEVSSHSLALQRTVGIRFQVAVFTNLSRDHLDFHGTMENYFRAKKRLFDSLDKDAIAITNADDAYSKRIVADCPAPVMTYGLCSNGAVAHSEPNAVTVSAKVLRYELGSTSVVLNVQGELHTHSFEMIGRFNLYNILAAYSAGLALGIEHHRIIQGISKCKGVRGRMEQVWSSDQRCAVIDYAHSPDALENVLRTLREVLPQGGRLIVLFGCGGDRDRGKRPEMGRIAEQLADVLILTSDNPRSEDPEKILDDIESGLQHTKPTYRITNRQDAIEYGISLLRQGDVLLVAGKGHETYQEMGGVRYPFDDRAVVEAIFQKEGKRGRSF; from the coding sequence ATGAAGCTTGGTGAGGTTCAATCGCTTTTGATGCCGAAAGAGACGCATCATCTTGACGCCGACAAAGAAGTCGCAGCAGTGGTTTATGACTCACGCAAAGCCACGCCTGGCGCACTGTTTGTAGCGATTCGCGGCTTCAAGACCGATGGACATCGCTTCATCGAGCAAGCGGTGCAGTGCGGAGCTGTCGGTATTGTATGCGAAGCACTGCCTGCGACTTTGGTGCCAGAGTGCAGTTATTTCGTCGTGCCAGATTCGCGCTGGGCTCTGGCGGTCTTGGCAAAAGCTTTCTACGGCAACGTGAGCGACAAGCTCACCATCGTCGGCATCACGGGCACAAACGGCAAAACTACCACCAGCTACCTCATCAAGTCCATCTTGGAGGCAAACGGTTGGAAGACAGGGCTTATTGGCACCGTAGAGTATCACTTGGGCGATGAAATTTTGGAAGCAGAACGCACCACGCCTGAAGCCGTCGAGCTGCACCAGTTCTTTGACAAAATGGTTCACGCTGGCTGCACCCATTGTGTGATGGAAGTCTCGTCACATTCGCTAGCGCTGCAGCGCACGGTTGGCATTCGTTTTCAAGTGGCCGTCTTCACAAATCTCTCACGCGACCACTTGGATTTTCATGGCACGATGGAGAACTACTTTCGCGCCAAAAAACGGCTCTTCGACAGCTTGGATAAAGATGCCATAGCGATAACAAACGCGGACGATGCATATAGTAAGCGAATTGTCGCCGACTGCCCAGCTCCTGTGATGACCTACGGTCTTTGCAGCAATGGGGCAGTAGCGCACAGTGAGCCAAACGCCGTTACGGTCTCTGCTAAGGTTCTGCGCTATGAGTTGGGGTCAACATCGGTTGTTCTAAATGTGCAAGGCGAGCTGCACACGCATTCCTTTGAAATGATTGGGCGATTCAATCTCTACAACATCTTGGCGGCGTATTCTGCAGGCCTAGCTCTGGGGATTGAGCATCATCGCATCATTCAAGGCATATCGAAGTGCAAAGGTGTGCGTGGTCGCATGGAGCAAGTTTGGTCAAGCGACCAGCGCTGTGCGGTGATTGACTACGCCCACTCGCCTGATGCTTTGGAGAACGTTCTTCGCACTCTGCGCGAAGTGCTACCACAAGGCGGTCGACTGATTGTGCTCTTTGGCTGCGGCGGCGACCGTGATAGAGGCAAACGCCCTGAAATGGGACGTATCGCTGAGCAGCTTGCTGATGTGCTAATTCTCACATCGGACAATCCTCGCAGCGAAGACCCCGAGAAAATCTTGGACGACATTGAGTCAGGGCTGCAGCACACCAAGCCCACTTATCGCATTACGAATCGGCAGGACGCAATTGAATACGGCATTTCGCTGCTTCGTCAAGGCGATGTTCTACTGGTAGCTGGCAAAGGACACGAGACCTACCAAGAGATGGGTGGCGTGAGGTATCCGTTTGACGACCGAGCCGTCGTCGAAGCCATTTTTCAAAAGGAGGGTAAGCGTGGTCGGTCTTTCTGA